TCGTCACCGGTACCGGCCTGCTGCAGAAGACCGGCGCAACCAACGACATCGTCGCCAACAAAATCACCCTCACCGGCGAAGGCGGCAGCACCTACACGCTGACCGACACCGCCAGTGTCGAACTCACTTCCGGCACTGCCTTTACCCTGACCCTGAGCGCCACCGACAAGGCGGCGGTGAACCAGATCGTCAACAAGAACGGAACGATGTCGACCGGTGGCACCACCTTCAACCTGGCCGCCGCAGAAGACTGGGCCGCAGGCGCGGATAGCGCCATCGTCGTAGCTGACCTCACCGGTAATGGCGTCACCGCCAGCAACGTCGCGGCACCGACGCTGACGAGCGCCACCTACGACGAAGCCAGCGGCGTGCTGGTGGTAACCGGAACCGGTTTCCTCAAGCTGGGTGGGGCGACCAACGACATTGATGTGACCAAGCTCAAGATTGCTGGTGACTCGACCGAGTACACCCTGACCAGCACCAGCGTCGAGATCACCAGTGCGACCAGTTTCAGCGTGACGCTCAACGCCAACGACAAGACTGCGCTGGCGACCCGGCTGAACAAGGCCGGCACCAGCTCGACCGGCAACGTGACCTACAACCTCGCTGGCGCCGAAGACTGGGCCGCCGGGGCCGATGCGGCAGTGAATGTGGCCGACCTGACCGGTAACGGCATTACCGTGACGCTGACACCGCCGAGCAGCGGCGGCGGTGGCGGGGGAGCCACGACGACACCCAGCAGCGACGGCGACAGCATCCCCGACAGCGTCGAGGACGAAGCCCCAGCCCTGTCCGGCAACAACGGCAACGGCGGTGGTAGCGGCAGCAATCCGGGGGTCAAGGGCGACGGCAACGGCGACGGGATCGCCGACAGCAAGCAGGCCAACGTCACTTCACTGCAATTCGAGAAGAACGACCAGGCGGTGAGCAACCCGAACAACGTCAAGACCTTCGTCACGCTGGAGGTCAACGATGCGAATACCACCGGCGGCAGCACCCAGTCGACGGCGACGCTGACCAGCGTCAAGCAGCAGGATGCGCCCAAAGAGAAGCCGGCCGACCTGAGCATGCCGATGGGGCTGATCGACTTTACCGCCAAGGCCTCAAGCACCGGTGCCAGCGACACCTTCAAGCTGTTTGTTGATAGCACGATCAAGGCCAACGGTTACTGGAAGCAGAACGTCAAGAAAGAATGGGTGAACCTGGCCAGCAGCGACTACGGCGGCAAGGTGGTGACCGAGAACGGCAAGACCCGCTTCGAGTTCAAGATCAAGGACGGTGGCGAATTCGACAACGACGGCAAGGCCGACGGGGTGATTACCGACCCGGGCGCGATCGGTTTCCGCGAACTGAGCAGCGCCAACGACAGCGACCGCGACCAGTTCCCGGATACGCTGGAAGCAGCCAACGGGCTCAAGGTCGGGACCAAGGACAACGACGTCTTCGGCAGCAGCAAGTTCTTCGTGATGCAGCTCTACCGCGACATTCTCTTCCGCGAAGCGGAGGAGGGTGGGCTCAAGTACTGGCAGAACCTGATCGACACCGGGGCACGCAGCAAGACGTTGGTCGCGTCGAATTTCCTCGATTCGCCGGAATTCCAGGCCGGTGCCGGAGCGGTGGCACGGCTCTACTTTGGCGCACTTAACCGCCTGCCGGACGATGCCGGGATGGATAGCTGGATGACACAGGTGCTGAGCGGCACGCCGGTGGCGGCGATTGCGTCGAACTTCGTGGCGAGCAGCGAATTCACCAGCCGCTTCGACACCCAGAGCCTGGAGAGCTTCGTCGACCGGATGTACCAGAACGTGATGAGCCGCAGCGCCGACGCCAACGGCAAGGCCTACTGGGTGCAGAAGCTGAATGCCGGGGCGAGCAAGGGCGAGGTGGTGCTGGGCTTTACCGAATCGCCGGAATACCAGGCGGCAACGGCGGCGAAGGTGGGGATGACCTTGAACTACGTCGGCCTGCTCGGGCGTTCGCCGGAGCAGAGCGGGATGGACTTCTGGCTGGCCAAGCAGGCAGCGGGCACGCCGCAGATCGAGATCATCGGCAGCTTCATGGGGGCCCAGGAGTACCACGACCGCTTCCTGCCCTGAGAAGGATAGGAAATTCAACGCCCCCAAGGTAAGCATCGCGGTGATTTTTCGCATCATGTCAACCGAGAATCGCACGCGGAAACCTCGCTCGTCCTCTCAGAACCGTCGCCTGAAGGCTCAAGGCCGGCCGAATTTGGCCGGCCTTGAGCCTTCAGGCGCGAGTTGTCCCGCGACAAGCCCGAAGCGTTGTCTTTGCAGTCGCTACCAAGCCACGCGCTGGTCGAACTCGTAGTCCGGTGCCGGTTGTGCCTGCTGCAAAAAACCAATGATCTGCTCTTCTGAAAACCGCTTCTTCAAGTCCATTCTCCTTCTCGAAAACAGACTTTACTAAATTGTCGGTGGCACTGTTTATGGGGGGCACCTCAGGGCCTGTGCAGCTTTTTGCGCGGGGCGCTTGGAATGTAGTGTTGAACGAAGCTGCTACGCGGAACTGGGTTGTTGCAGAACTCCATACATATCCTGCACATTGACCCCTTCGTTGCTGAGGGGCTGAATTTTGCTGTATTTCGAATGAATAAATAAGCATGCCAATCAATTTTGCAGCGCACTTTGACCGACAGTAGGGCGGCCACCTCAAGCATCTGAATTGAATGGGCTGTCGCTCCAGACATAGCTGCCAGAACAGCGCCTTCCATGGCGAAGTTCAGACTAACAGCTCCGCCCCCCACAAAAAAACACCGAAAAACACTTGCCAGTGGCCGGCATTGTTCTTATGATTCAAACGAACGTATGAATTGCTTGCGGTGATGATCCGTGATGGTCACGGTCGACGCTGCAAATGTCCGAAAAACACCCCAGGAGACAAGTCATGGAATTCACTCTGACGAGTTGGCCCGCTATCGCCGCCGGGGTGGCGTGCTTCGTGTTTTTGTTGCTCGCCATCCGCCCGCTGCGCCGCAGCCTGATTACCCGTCCGATTTTTGCCGCTTACCGCAAGGTGCTGCCGCAGATGTCCGAAACCGAGCGCGATGCGCTTGAGGCTGGCACTGTCTGGTGGGAAGGCGAACTCTTTCGCGGCAAGCCGGACTGGCAGAAGCTGCAGTCCTATCCGGTGCCGAAGCTGACCGCTGCCGAGCAGTCCTTCCTCGACCATGAGTGCGAGGAGGCCTGCCGCCTGGTCGATGACTGGAAGGTGACCCACGAGCTTTACGACCTGCCGCACGAAGCCTGGCGCTACATCAAGGATAAAGGCTTCCTCGGGATGATCATCCCCAAGAAGTACGGCGGCCTGGAGTTCTCGGCCTACGCGCATTCGCAGGTGGTGACCAAGCTGTCGACCCGCTCTTCGGCGCTGTCGGTTTCGGTGATGGTGCCCAACTCGCTCGGCCCGGCCGAATTGCTGCTGCATTACGGTACCGAAGCGCAGAAGGACTACTACCTGCCGCGCCTGGCCAAGGGCATCGAAGTGCCGGCCTTTGCGCTGACCAGCCCGTGGGCTGGTTCCGATGCCGCGTCGATTCCCGATGCTGGCGTCGTCTGCAAGGGCATGTGGCAGGGCAAGGAAGTGATCGGCATGCGCGTCAGCTGGGACAAGCGTTACATCACGCTGGCCCCGGTGTGCACCGTCTTCGGCCTGGCTTTCCATCTTTATGACCCGGAAGGCCTGCTTGGCAACAAGAAGCATATCGGCATCACCTGTGCGCTGGTCCCTTACGACCATCCGGGCGTCGATACCGGTCGCCGTCACTTCCCGCTCAACGCGATGTTCATGAACGGCCCGACCCGTGGTCAGGACGTCTTCATGCCGCTCGATTTCATCATTGGCGGCCCGAAGATGGCCGGGCAGGGCTGGCGTATGTTGATGGAGTGTCTGGCCGCCGGGCGTTCGATCTCGCTGCCGTCGTCCAATACCGGCATGGCGCAGATGACGGCACGCGCCGTCGGCGGTTACGCCCGCGTTCGCTCGCAGTTCAAGATGGCAGTCGGCAAGTTCGAAGGCGTCGAGGAAGCGCTGACCCGCATCGGCGCCTACACCTACATGATGGATGCGGTACGCAAGATGACCGCCGGCGCGGTCGATCTCGGCGAAAAGCCGTCGGTGGTTTCGGCCATCGCCAAGTACCACGTCACCGAGCGTGCCCGTCAGGTGGTCAATGACGGCATGGACGTGATCGGCGGCAAGGGCATCTGCCTTGGCCCCTCCAATTTCCTCGGCCGTGCCTACCAGCAGGTGCCGGTGGCGATCACCGTCGAAGGCGCCAACATCCTGACCCGTTCGCTGATCATCTTCGGTCAGGGCGCGATCCGCTGCCATCCCTACCTGCTCGCCGAAATGCAGGCAGCGCAGAACCCGGATAGCGGTAAAGGCCTGGTCGATTTCGACAAGGCGCTGTTCGGCCACATCGGCTTTACCGTCAAGAACGCACTGCGCGCCCTTGGCCTGGGCCTGACCGGCTCGCACTTCGTTGGCGTCAATGCCGACGTGGCGCCGGAAATGAAGCGTTACTACCAGCAGCTGACCCGTTTCTCGGCGGCTTTTGCTTTCCTCTCCGACGTTTCGCTGCTGGTGCTGGGCGGCAGCGTCAAGCGCCGCGAAAAGCTGTCGGCCCGCCTCGGCGACATCCTCGCCCAGATGTACCTGATCTCCTGCACGCTGAAGCGCTACGAAGCCGACGGCCGCCGGAAGGAAGACGCCGCGCTCGCCCACTGGGCGATCTGGGACGCGATGTACAAGGCGCAGCAGGCTTTTGACGGCGTCATCGCCAACTTCCCGGTGCGTTCCATTGCCGGTCTGGTCAATCGCCTGATCTTCCCCTGGGGTCACCCCTACGTGGTGCCGTCCGACGAGGTCGGTCACCAGGTGGCCAAGGCCTTGATCGCGCCGTCGGAAACCCGCGAGCGTCTGTGCGCCGAATGCTTCGTGCCGCAGGAAGAGAACGAGCCGGTCGGCGCCATCGAACTCGCCTTGCGGGCGACTCTCGAAGCCGAAGCCATCGAAGCCAAGATCCGCGAAGCCGAGAAGGCCGGCCGTTTCGACGCCAACCCGCGCGCCAACGTGCGTGACATCGCCTCAGTCGCAGTCGAATGCGGGGTGATTACGGCGGCAGAATACGAAATCATGCGTCGCCGCAACCATTTGCGCGATATCGTGGTCCAGGTCGACGACTTCCCGTTCGATTACAACGTCGCCACCGCCAATAAGCCGGCCGAGTGCCGCAAGGCCGCCTGAGATGAATGCCGTTGCACCGCCGCCGAGCCCGCGCAGGGCTTGGCGGTCGGGTGACGGCAGGAAGGGATGAAGATGAGCAAGACCATTTACGTGGTGGACGGCGCCCGGACGCCGTTCCTGAAAGCCCAGAAAGGGCCGGGGCCGTTCGCGGCTTCCGACCTCGCGACGCAGGCCGGGCGCGCGCTGCTGCTGCGCCAGCCGTTTGCGCCGTCCGACCTCGACGAGGTGATCCTCGGTTGCGCGGCGCCGTCGCCGGATGAAACCAATATCGGCCGCATGGTCGCGCTGCGCCTCGGCTGCGGCAAGAAGGTGCCGGGGTGGACGGTGATGCGCAACTGCGCCTCCGGGATGCAGGCGATTGATTCGGCGATTGCCAACATCCAGAGCGGGCGTTCCGAACTGGTGCTGGCCGGCGGCGTTGATGCCTTGTCGCGGGCGCCGCTGCTGTATTCGGATGCGATGGTGCGCTGGTTTGCCGGGATGATGAGCCTGCGCACGGTCAACCAGAAAATTGCCCATTTTCTCAAGCTGCGCCCGGCGATGCTGCTGACCCCGGTGATCGGCCTGATGAAGGGCCTGACCGACCCGGTGGTTGGCCTGTTGATGGGCCAGACCGCAGAAAACCTGGCCTGGCGTTTCGGCATCGACCGGCAGCAGATGGACGAGTTTTCGGTGCGCAGCCACCAGCGGGCGCTGGCTGCCCGCGTGGCCGGGCATTTCGGTGAAATCGTGCCGCTGGTCGATGGCAACGGCAAGGTCTATGCCGAAGACGACGGCGTCCGCGCCGATGCCAGCATGGCCGGGATGGCCAAGCTCAAGCCTTTCTTCGACAAGAAGTACGGCAACGTCACCGCCGCCAACAGCTCGCAGATCACCGACGGCGCCGCCTGGGTGCTGCTGGCTTCGGAAGAGGCGGTGCGGAAGTGGAATCTCAAGCCGCTGGGCAAGATCGTCGATAGCCAGTGGTCCGGCCTCGAACCCGAACAAATGGGGCTCGGCCCGGTGCATGCGTCGACGCCGATCCTGCAACGGCATGGCCTGGGTCTGGCCGATATCGACTACTGGGAACTGAACGAGGCCTTTGCCGCGCAGGTGCTCGGTTGTCAGGCTGCCTGGCAGGACGAGGCCTACTGCCGCGAACAGCTGGATCTGCCCGCTGCCTTGGGCGCAATCCCCGACGAGCGTCTGAATGTCGATGGCGGCGCGGTGTCGATTGGCCATCCGGTCGGCGCTTCCGGCGCCCGCATCGTGCTGCACCTGCTGCATGTATTGCGGCGTAACCGCGCCAAGCGCGGGATGGCGACGATTTGCATCGGCGGCGGTCTGGGTGGCGCGATGCTGCTGGAAACCTGTGCGGAGGCTGGCGATGCAGCGTGATGCGGTGATGGAGCTATTGACGGGGGCGAAGATGAAGCATTGGCAACTGATCAAGGAAAGCAGCGGGATCGCGGTGGCGATTCTCGACAAGGCGGAAGAGTCGGCCAACTCGCTGTCGGCCGAGGTGCTCGCCGAATTCGCGCAGATTCTCGACCAGCTCGACGTCTATCCGCCCAAGGGGCTGATCGTGCGTTCGGGCAAGGCTGCCGGTTTCATCGCCGGTGCCGACATTGGTGAATTCTCGCAATTGGATACGCAGGAAAAGGGCCGGGCGCTGGTCGAGCGCGGCTGGAACCTGTTCAACCGGCTGGCGGCGGTCAAGTATCCGACCCTGGCGCTAGTGCGCGGCCACTGCCTGGGCGGTGGTCTGGAACTGGCGCTGGCTTGCCGCTACCTGCTTGCGGTCGATGAGGCCGGAACCAAGATGGGCTTGCCGGAAGTGATGCTTGGCATCTTCCCGGGCTGGGGCGGCATGCTGCGCCTGCCCGAACGGGTCGGCCCGTCGGCAGCGCTGGACATGATGCTGACCGGACGCACGGTCGACGGCAAAAAAGCCAAAAAACTGGGTTTGGCCGACGATTGCGTGCCGCCGCGCGTGATGGAAATGGCAGCGCGGCAACTGCTGCTCTCCGGCCAGCCGCGCCGGCCCTTGCCGCTGATGCAGCGCCTGCTCAACGGGCCGCTCAAGGCGGTGGTCGCCAACGGCGCGCGCAAGCAGGTGGCGAAGAAGGCGCGGCCCGAGCATTACCCGGCGCCCTACGCGATCATCGACTTGTGGGCCAAGCATAACGGCAACGCGCTGGCTGCGCCGGAAGTGGTCGACCGGATCATTTCGTCGCCGACTGCGCGCAACCTGGTGCGTGTTTTCCACTTGCAGGAACGCCTCAAAGGCTTCGGCAAGGATGCAAGCTTCAAGGCCAAGCATGTACACGTGATCGGTGCCGGCGTGATGGGCGGCGACATTGCCGCCTGGTGCGCGCTGCGCGGCCTGACCGTGACCCTGCAGGACCAGAACGTCGATCGCATTGCGCCGGCCATTGCCCGTGCCGGCAAGTTGTTCAACCGCCGCCTGCGCGATCCGCTCAAGGCACGGTCCGCTTTCGACCGCTTGATTCCCGACCCGCAAGGCGAGGGCGTGCGCCATGCCGACGTGGTGATCGAGGCGATTTTCGAGAATGTCGAGGCCAAACACGCGCTGTTCCGCAGCCTCGAACCCAAGCTCAAGCCCGGCGCAGTGCTGGCGACCAATACCTCCAGCCTGCGTCTGGAAGACCTGCGCGTTGCCTTGCGGCAGCCCGAGCGACTGGTCGGCATCCATTTCTTCAATCCGGTGGCGATGATGCCGCTGGTCGAAGTGGTCGAGGCCGAGGGCTGCGATGCAGGGGCGGTGCAGTCTGCCTGCGCCTTCGTCAAGCAGATCGACAAGCTGCCGCTGCCGGTCAAGAGTGCGCCGGGCTTCCTGGTCAATGCCGTGCTCGCGCCCTACATGCTGGCGGCGATGCGCGCGGTCGACGAAGGGCTGACACCGGAAACCGTCGACGAGGCGATGCTCGCCTTCGGCATGCCGATGGGGCCGATTGAACTGGTCGATACCGTCGGTCTCGATATTGCCATGGCGGCCGGCAAGCAGCTGGCCGGCGGCGCCGAACCGCCCAAGTGCCTGCTGACCCGGGTCGAGAAGAACCAGCTCGGGAAGAAAACCGGGCAGGGCTTCTACGACTGGTCGTCCGGGCGGGCCAGGAAGGGCGCACCGGGCACGGTGCCGGCCGGCCTGGCGGAAAAACTGGCCAAACCGCTGGTCGACCGTGTGCAACAGCTGGTCGCCGACGGGGTGGTCGAGGATGCCGACCTGGCCGATGCCGGGGTGATTTTCGGCACCGGGTTCGCACCGTTTACCGGCGGCCCCTTGCATCGCAGGAAAGGCTGATCGGCGCGGGGTGTTGTGCTAGCGCAACACCCCGGTAAAATTTTTTTTGTTCAAACAGTATTTCAAACGTTTGTATCATGTTTAATGAGTGTCACTAGCGTAAATCGCGCTTTTTGATAAAACCACCAAGGAGACAAACCGATGCAACAAATGTTCACTCCGCGCCTGATGCCGGTGCTGCTGTCGCTGGCTTTTGCCGGTTCCGCCCAGGCTGCCGGCTTCCAGCTGCAGAACCAGAACGCTTCCGGTACCAGCGTGGCGTTCGCCGGCGCTGCTGCCGTTGCCGAAGACGCCAGCACCATTTTCTTCAACCCGGCCGGGATGACCTACCTGCCGCAGGGGCACAGCATTTCTTTGGGCGGCACCGCGATCCATCGCTCGGTCAAGTTCAACGATACCGGCACCAGCCGGATGCCGGTGATCAACCCGCTGACCGGGGCGCCGACCGGTGCTTTCCATCCGCTCGGTGACAATGGCGGTAACGGTGGCGGCACGGGTCTCGCCCCGGGCATGTATTACAGCTATTCGGTATCGGATGCGCTGCGCGTCGGCCTCGGCTTCTCGGTCACTTACGGCAGCGAAACCGAATACAGCGACAATTTCGCTGGCCGTTTCTCCGGCCGCTATACCTCGATCCACCAGTTGAACCTCAATCCTTCGGTGGCTTACAAGATCAACGATAAGGTCTCGGTCGGTTTTGGCCTGAATTACGCCAAGTCGGAAATCGAATTCCGTCAGAACGCACCCTTCGTCGGCGCACCGCTGGGCATGCTCAAGGGCGACGATACGGCCTGGGGCTGGAATGCCGGTGCGATGTTCCAGTTGTCGCCGCAAACTCGCCTCGGCCTGAGCTACCGTTCGACAATCAAGTTCGATCTGGAAGGCAAGCAGACCATTGCCGCGCCGCTGAATGTGGATCGTGGCATCACCGCCAAGCTGGAAACTCCCGATACCTTCTCGCTGGCGCTCAGCCAGAAGATCGGCGACCGCCTGGAACTGCTCGCCGACGCCACCTGGAACGGCTGGAGCTCGCTCAAGGCATTGGAGCCGATGGTTGGCAGTGCCCGTGCGACTGCCCCGCTGCGCTACAACTTCAAGGACACCTGGCGTTTCGGCCTGGGCGCCAAGTACCAGCTGAACGACGCCTGGAACCTGCGTGCCGGTATCGCCTTCGACCAGACCCCAGTGCCGGATGAAGCCAGCCGGACGATGACCGTGCCTGATTCCGACCGCACCTGGCTGGCCTTTGGCGCGCGCTGGAAGATGAATCCGAATACCTCGATCGACATGGGCTATGCCCACATCTTCTTCCAGGATGTGAAGACCGCGCGGGCGGTGATGAATACCACCGAAACCGCGACCCTGCAGACCGTGCGCGGCGATTTCAAGACTCATGCGCACCTGTTCTCGGTGCAGATGAACTACCACTTCTGATTTTTCGTGCATCTCCCTTTGCGTCATGTTTGCCCCGGCTTGTCCGGGGTTTTTTTTATTTTTGCTGCCAGCGGTTTTTTTGCAAAAAAACAGTTGACCGTAGAAGCGTCTTATCTATAATTCAAACGTTCGTTTTATGTTTGTGCACGTCATTGTCCGGTAGCCCGTTATCCGATGCATGGTTCCGACCGGCGGTGCGAAGAAATCGCTAAAGGAGACAAGTCTTGAGCAAGTTGATCGTTAAAAAAGCGGCGGTGCTGGGCGCCGGCGTGATGGGGGCGCAGATTGCCGCGCACCTGGCCAATGCCGATGTGCCGGTGGTGTTGTTCGACCTGGCCGCCAAGGAAGGCGACAAGAACGGTATCGTCAAGAAGGCCCTCGACGGCCTGAAGAAGCTGGACCCGGCGCCGCTTTCCAGCAAGAACAAGCTGAAGTTCATCGACGCCGCCAACTACGACGAGCATCTGGCGCAACTCGCCGAGTGCGACCTGATCATCGAAGCCATCGCCGAGCGCATGGACTGGAAGAACGATCTGTATGCCAAGATCGCACCGCACATCGCGCCCAATGCCATCGTCGCCTCCAATACCTCCGGCCTGTCGATGAACCTGCTGGCCCAGGGGCTGCCGGCTGAAGTTGGTCCGCGTTTCTGCGGCATCCACTTCTTCAACCCGCCGCGCTACATGCACCTGGTCGAGATCATCGGCACCGAACAGACCAACCCGGCCACCCTTGATGCGCTGGAAACCTGGCTGACCTCGCGTTTGGGCAAGGGCGTGATCCGCGCCCTCGATACCCCGAACTTCGTGGCCAACCGCATCGGCGTTTTCTCCATTCTGGCCGTGATGCACCACACCCAGGCCTTCGGCCTCGGTTTTGACACGGTCGACGCGCTGACCGGTCCGAAAATCGGCCGTCCGAAGAGTGCTACCTACCGCACTGCCGACGTGGTCGGTCTCGATACCCTGGCGCATGTGGTCAAGACCATGCAGGACACGCTGCCGAACGATCCGTGGCACGCCCATTTCAAGGTGCCGGCCTGGCTCCAGTTGCTGATCGGTCAGGGGGCGCTGGGTCAGAAAACCCGTTGCGGCATCTTCCGCAAGCAGGGTAAGGAAATCCAGGTGCTCGACCTGGCCGCGCAGGATTACCGCACTTCCGCCGGTGAGATCGCCGACGAAGTCGCCGCCATGCTCAAGGTCCGCAACCCGGCTGAAAAATTCGCCGCGCTGCGTGCCTCCAGCCATCCGCAGGCGCAGTTCCTGTGGGCGATCTTCCGCGACATCTTCCACTACGCCGCCGTGCAACTGGAGCACATCGCCGACAACGCCCGCGACCTCGACCTGGCGATGCGCTGGGGCTTTGGCTGGGCACAAGGCCCGTTCGAAACCTGGCAGGCCGCCGGCTGGGCCGAGATTGCTCAAGCCGTCGCTGCCGACATCGCCGCCGGCAAGGCCATGAGCAGCGTGCCGCTGCCGGCCTGGGCACTGGAAGCCGGCCGGACCGGCGTGCATGCCGCCGAAGGTTCCTACTCCGCCCGCAAGAACAGCTACGTGCCACGTTCGGCGCTGCCGGTCTATCAGCGCCAGCTGTTCCCCGAGCGCGTCCTCGGCGAGAACGCCGCGACGCCGGAAAAATCCGGCGAGACCCTGTTTGAAAACGACGGTGTCCGCCTGTGGCGCTTGCCCACGGTCGACGCCGGGATCGGCATCATTTCGATCAAGTCCAAGATGCACACCATCGGCAACGAGGTGCTCGACGGCGTGATCGCCGCCGTGCGCCAAGCCGAAGGCACGCTGGATGGCGTGGTCGTTTGGCACGAAGCGCCGTTTGCCGTTGGCGCCAACTTGCAACAGGTG
This genomic window from Dechloromonas sp. ZY10 contains:
- a CDS encoding 3-hydroxyacyl-CoA dehydrogenase/enoyl-CoA hydratase family protein; translation: MSKLIVKKAAVLGAGVMGAQIAAHLANADVPVVLFDLAAKEGDKNGIVKKALDGLKKLDPAPLSSKNKLKFIDAANYDEHLAQLAECDLIIEAIAERMDWKNDLYAKIAPHIAPNAIVASNTSGLSMNLLAQGLPAEVGPRFCGIHFFNPPRYMHLVEIIGTEQTNPATLDALETWLTSRLGKGVIRALDTPNFVANRIGVFSILAVMHHTQAFGLGFDTVDALTGPKIGRPKSATYRTADVVGLDTLAHVVKTMQDTLPNDPWHAHFKVPAWLQLLIGQGALGQKTRCGIFRKQGKEIQVLDLAAQDYRTSAGEIADEVAAMLKVRNPAEKFAALRASSHPQAQFLWAIFRDIFHYAAVQLEHIADNARDLDLAMRWGFGWAQGPFETWQAAGWAEIAQAVAADIAAGKAMSSVPLPAWALEAGRTGVHAAEGSYSARKNSYVPRSALPVYQRQLFPERVLGENAATPEKSGETLFENDGVRLWRLPTVDAGIGIISIKSKMHTIGNEVLDGVIAAVRQAEGTLDGVVVWHEAPFAVGANLQQVSEAIAAGEFGLLEQTVEKFQRASQTLKYAQVPTVAAVQGMALGGGCEFVMHAGKRVMALESYVGLVEAGVGLIPAGGGCKEFAVRAADWAAQSATPGEVFNFLQPVFQTIAMAKVAKSAQEVIDYGFAKPSDTILFNANELLWVAIREARAMADAGYAPPPMARAIPVAGKNGIATFEMMLVNMKEGGMISAHDYKVAKSAATALCGGEIETGSRVDEEWLLTVERRLFVELLKDPMTQARIKHMLETGKPLRN
- a CDS encoding acetyl-CoA C-acetyltransferase; the encoded protein is MSKTIYVVDGARTPFLKAQKGPGPFAASDLATQAGRALLLRQPFAPSDLDEVILGCAAPSPDETNIGRMVALRLGCGKKVPGWTVMRNCASGMQAIDSAIANIQSGRSELVLAGGVDALSRAPLLYSDAMVRWFAGMMSLRTVNQKIAHFLKLRPAMLLTPVIGLMKGLTDPVVGLLMGQTAENLAWRFGIDRQQMDEFSVRSHQRALAARVAGHFGEIVPLVDGNGKVYAEDDGVRADASMAGMAKLKPFFDKKYGNVTAANSSQITDGAAWVLLASEEAVRKWNLKPLGKIVDSQWSGLEPEQMGLGPVHASTPILQRHGLGLADIDYWELNEAFAAQVLGCQAAWQDEAYCREQLDLPAALGAIPDERLNVDGGAVSIGHPVGASGARIVLHLLHVLRRNRAKRGMATICIGGGLGGAMLLETCAEAGDAA
- a CDS encoding 3-hydroxyacyl-CoA dehydrogenase NAD-binding domain-containing protein, whose translation is MQRDAVMELLTGAKMKHWQLIKESSGIAVAILDKAEESANSLSAEVLAEFAQILDQLDVYPPKGLIVRSGKAAGFIAGADIGEFSQLDTQEKGRALVERGWNLFNRLAAVKYPTLALVRGHCLGGGLELALACRYLLAVDEAGTKMGLPEVMLGIFPGWGGMLRLPERVGPSAALDMMLTGRTVDGKKAKKLGLADDCVPPRVMEMAARQLLLSGQPRRPLPLMQRLLNGPLKAVVANGARKQVAKKARPEHYPAPYAIIDLWAKHNGNALAAPEVVDRIISSPTARNLVRVFHLQERLKGFGKDASFKAKHVHVIGAGVMGGDIAAWCALRGLTVTLQDQNVDRIAPAIARAGKLFNRRLRDPLKARSAFDRLIPDPQGEGVRHADVVIEAIFENVEAKHALFRSLEPKLKPGAVLATNTSSLRLEDLRVALRQPERLVGIHFFNPVAMMPLVEVVEAEGCDAGAVQSACAFVKQIDKLPLPVKSAPGFLVNAVLAPYMLAAMRAVDEGLTPETVDEAMLAFGMPMGPIELVDTVGLDIAMAAGKQLAGGAEPPKCLLTRVEKNQLGKKTGQGFYDWSSGRARKGAPGTVPAGLAEKLAKPLVDRVQQLVADGVVEDADLADAGVIFGTGFAPFTGGPLHRRKG
- a CDS encoding OmpP1/FadL family transporter; translation: MQQMFTPRLMPVLLSLAFAGSAQAAGFQLQNQNASGTSVAFAGAAAVAEDASTIFFNPAGMTYLPQGHSISLGGTAIHRSVKFNDTGTSRMPVINPLTGAPTGAFHPLGDNGGNGGGTGLAPGMYYSYSVSDALRVGLGFSVTYGSETEYSDNFAGRFSGRYTSIHQLNLNPSVAYKINDKVSVGFGLNYAKSEIEFRQNAPFVGAPLGMLKGDDTAWGWNAGAMFQLSPQTRLGLSYRSTIKFDLEGKQTIAAPLNVDRGITAKLETPDTFSLALSQKIGDRLELLADATWNGWSSLKALEPMVGSARATAPLRYNFKDTWRFGLGAKYQLNDAWNLRAGIAFDQTPVPDEASRTMTVPDSDRTWLAFGARWKMNPNTSIDMGYAHIFFQDVKTARAVMNTTETATLQTVRGDFKTHAHLFSVQMNYHF
- a CDS encoding acyl-CoA dehydrogenase; amino-acid sequence: MEFTLTSWPAIAAGVACFVFLLLAIRPLRRSLITRPIFAAYRKVLPQMSETERDALEAGTVWWEGELFRGKPDWQKLQSYPVPKLTAAEQSFLDHECEEACRLVDDWKVTHELYDLPHEAWRYIKDKGFLGMIIPKKYGGLEFSAYAHSQVVTKLSTRSSALSVSVMVPNSLGPAELLLHYGTEAQKDYYLPRLAKGIEVPAFALTSPWAGSDAASIPDAGVVCKGMWQGKEVIGMRVSWDKRYITLAPVCTVFGLAFHLYDPEGLLGNKKHIGITCALVPYDHPGVDTGRRHFPLNAMFMNGPTRGQDVFMPLDFIIGGPKMAGQGWRMLMECLAAGRSISLPSSNTGMAQMTARAVGGYARVRSQFKMAVGKFEGVEEALTRIGAYTYMMDAVRKMTAGAVDLGEKPSVVSAIAKYHVTERARQVVNDGMDVIGGKGICLGPSNFLGRAYQQVPVAITVEGANILTRSLIIFGQGAIRCHPYLLAEMQAAQNPDSGKGLVDFDKALFGHIGFTVKNALRALGLGLTGSHFVGVNADVAPEMKRYYQQLTRFSAAFAFLSDVSLLVLGGSVKRREKLSARLGDILAQMYLISCTLKRYEADGRRKEDAALAHWAIWDAMYKAQQAFDGVIANFPVRSIAGLVNRLIFPWGHPYVVPSDEVGHQVAKALIAPSETRERLCAECFVPQEENEPVGAIELALRATLEAEAIEAKIREAEKAGRFDANPRANVRDIASVAVECGVITAAEYEIMRRRNHLRDIVVQVDDFPFDYNVATANKPAECRKAA